The Alphaproteobacteria bacterium genome segment GCTGCCTGCATAGCCCGGCTCCACAAACATGCTGTGATGCTTGCCTTGAATTTCTTCAAGGCTGTACCCCATTGCATTCAAAAAGTTGCCGTTGGCCGTAATGATCGTGCCATCCAGGTTGAATTCGATCACGGCCTGTGAAGTGTTAATGGATTCGATAACGGCTTCGAGATCGTGAAGCGTTTCCCTTGAGCAAAAACCAAAAACGTTTGATTTTTTCGGTTTTGCATTTCTTTCTTTCGCAGCGCTGCGTTGAATCGCGAGTGCCATGTCTTTCTCCTAAGGGATGACGGCTTGGGTGGGGCGCTTGTTAGACCGATGCTTTTAGAGGCAAGAATAAGTCAGACATGCAGAGTAGGAATTATTCCATAACAATCTATGAAGTGTGTGGTTACATGCATATTTTTGAATGTAGGTGATGCCTTTCGTTTTGCATTTTTTATTGCCCGGCTTGGGCCGCGCATACATTGGTAATTTATGTGTAGCGCATGGCGGCAATCTGCCTACGAAGAAAGCCGCATGCACGGCTGACCGTATGACGTTATTGCTCCGGGGCAGGGTTCTGCTTCCATCAAAACATTCGGAAAGAAATATATTGAGAAAAATTGAAATGGCGGAGACGGGGGGATTCGAACCCCCGATACGGGATTAACCCCGTATAACGGTTTAGCAAACCGCCGCCTTCAGCCTCTCGGCCACGTCTCCGCATAGTGCTCCAGCCCGGTGGGCTGAAGGCTAGTATATTTGCCGGCGTTCGCCGACGGGCAGCCTCTCGGCCACGTCTCCGCATAGTGCTCCAGCCCTCCGGTCGCGGGCCTTGAAAGGCCCGGAAAAGGCCGGGAGCAGACAAATAACAGGTATCCGCAGGGGAGGCAAACGGTCGCTAAACGCAAGCCGCATAAGGGCAAAACATGCCCGTGTGCCGTGTTTATGCGCCGCCGCCGGGTTCGCCCGGCTTAGCTTGCGCCATGTTTTTCAAAGTTCTGTTCGGCTTCCAGAATAGGCCGGGCGGTCGCGAAGGCGCTGCGCATCCCGGCGAGCAGGCGCGCAATATCCTCGCCCTGCCTGCCGTCAACCAGATCGCGTGCCGATGCTTCCGCGCGGCGCGCAAGCTCGCACAATTCCATCGCACCAAGCTGGTGGCTTGAACTTTTGACCGAATGCGCGGGCAAGATAACCGCTTCCGGGTCGTTTGCCGCCAGTGCTTCTTCGATACGGCCCAGATAATTTTCGGTATCTTCGAGATAATAAGTAATAACGGTGCTTAGCTTTGCACCAAGCATCGCGCGCGCCTCGGCCAGAGTATCGGCGTTAATTTCGCATCGCGTTGGCGGCGCTGGCGGTACATCCACCTTAATGCATGGCGTTTTATCGTATTGCAGAATGTTGGCAATATTCGCTGCCGCCGGCTTGTCTTCTTGCCGGTCGATTTTTTCGCGCAACCACTTCAGCAACGTCGCCTCAAGGTTCGCCTTGCGCACCGGCTTGCTCAGGTAATCGTCCATGCCCGCACTCAGGCATCTTTCGCGGTCGCCCTTTAGCGCGTTGGCGGTCAGGGCGATGATGGGAACAGGCGCGATTTTGCCCGTGGCCTTAAGCCCGACGATATGCCGCGCCGCTTCGAACCCATCCATCACCGGCATCTGGCAGTCCATGAAAATAAGGTCGAAAGGCTGGCTCTTCACGGCCTCGATTGCCTGTTCGCCGTTCTCGGCCGTTTGGACGGTGCAGCCGAAGCGCTCCAGCATTTCGGTTGTGATATCGAGGTTCACGCGGTTGTCTTCCACCAGTAGCAGGTGCATGCCTTCCAGCGCGCGCCCCTGCTGCAAAAGGCGTTCAGCCTCCAGCGCGGTGCTGGTTTCTGTTGTCATGATAGTTGCGGGGCGGCCGGATTTTTCCTGCGCCATGACATGCACGAGCGTATCGTAAAGTTGCTGCCGCGCGGTCGGTTTCATCAGATAGGCGGCCGCGCCCGCTTCAGAAAAACGTTTGAGCATGCCGTGCTCCTCGCTTGAGCTCAGCACCACGACCGGTATTTTTTTAAAGGCCGTGCTGGCCTTGATTTGTCGCGTCAGCGCAAGCCCGTCCGTGCCGGGCATGACATGGTCGGTGACAATAAGTTGTACCGAATGGCTGTTGCTCGCTTCGTAGTGCAGACGGGAAAGCGCTTCTTCCGCATTTTCCGCGATCATGCAATGCATGCCCGCTTCCGTCAGGGCTTCGGAATAAAGAATGCGGTTGGGGGCAAGGTCATCCACCAGCAAAACCTTGATGTCCTCCAGTGTTTCGCAGCATTTCAGTTTTTGTTCCGGTTCGCCCGCGTCCGGCAGCGGTATTGTTATAGCAAACACGGTGCCTTTACCCGGCGTGCTGCTGACCGTTATGTTGCCGCTCATTAGTTGCACAAGATTACGGCTGATGGCGAGCCCAAGCCCGGTTCCCTGCCGCGAACGCGTGCTGCCGCTTTCGACCTGCATAAATTTCTCGAACAGGCCGGCAATTTTGTCTTCGGGGATGCCGATGCCGGTATCCTCGATCCTGATGCGTATCCACGGACGTTTATCCGGAGCAGCGCCGGCGGGAAGCATTTCCACGTTCACGAGCACATAGCCGCTATCGGTGAATTTAACGGCATTGCCGACAAGGTTGAACAGGATCTGCCGCATGCGGCCGGGGTCCGCCATGATAAAGCGTGGCGTGCCGGGCACGTAGCGCACCAGCATTTCCAGCCTCTTTTCCCGCGCCTTGGTGGCGAGCAGGTCAAGCACATCTTC includes the following:
- a CDS encoding PAS domain S-box protein, producing the protein MALAIQRSAAKERNAKPKKSNVFGFCSRETLHDLEAVIESINTSQAVIEFNLDGTIITANGNFLNAMGYSLEEIQGKHHSMFVEPGYAGS
- a CDS encoding response regulator, which gives rise to MKSDAQNLIDNTRKRIKRSYRFALMLFAALIATIAMLTVNLIDMQHNDNAIVNIAGKQRMYSQRIAMLVLQLTALPEEARQPAFQNLHETIENMESAHMRLLHGRFGDGPSTPLTPALRQLYFEEPVMLDQQTRKYLEHARRVLDLARDQITITQPDISAIIDKANKHLVDSLDIAVLRYQDLGEARGTTIYRMVIGLCILIMLLLVTVTMIVLQPTLTYIAWAQKQLIELNQLKGDFLANMSHEIRTPMNGIIGMTELLIESNLNQRQQHYVKTLQHSADHLLMLINDILDFSKLEAGQMRLDPVRFNLHATIEDVLDLLATKAREKRLEMLVRYVPGTPRFIMADPGRMRQILFNLVGNAVKFTDSGYVLVNVEMLPAGAAPDKRPWIRIRIEDTGIGIPEDKIAGLFEKFMQVESGSTRSRQGTGLGLAISRNLVQLMSGNITVSSTPGKGTVFAITIPLPDAGEPEQKLKCCETLEDIKVLLVDDLAPNRILYSEALTEAGMHCMIAENAEEALSRLHYEASNSHSVQLIVTDHVMPGTDGLALTRQIKASTAFKKIPVVVLSSSEEHGMLKRFSEAGAAAYLMKPTARQQLYDTLVHVMAQEKSGRPATIMTTETSTALEAERLLQQGRALEGMHLLLVEDNRVNLDITTEMLERFGCTVQTAENGEQAIEAVKSQPFDLIFMDCQMPVMDGFEAARHIVGLKATGKIAPVPIIALTANALKGDRERCLSAGMDDYLSKPVRKANLEATLLKWLREKIDRQEDKPAAANIANILQYDKTPCIKVDVPPAPPTRCEINADTLAEARAMLGAKLSTVITYYLEDTENYLGRIEEALAANDPEAVILPAHSVKSSSHQLGAMELCELARRAEASARDLVDGRQGEDIARLLAGMRSAFATARPILEAEQNFEKHGAS